Proteins co-encoded in one Litoribacterium kuwaitense genomic window:
- a CDS encoding chromate transporter, with product GWQGGLLAMVAIFLPAFLLIAGTLPFWQEMRHLPKMRGAVLGINAAVVGILAAALYQPIWTSSITAAIDVALVAILFVMLKSWNVPPWVVVITGALCGWGVSLIG from the coding sequence GAGGATGGCAAGGTGGTCTTCTGGCGATGGTCGCCATCTTTTTACCAGCATTTTTGTTAATCGCAGGAACACTTCCTTTTTGGCAGGAAATGCGTCATTTGCCAAAGATGCGAGGCGCGGTGCTTGGAATTAATGCCGCCGTTGTCGGTATTTTGGCTGCCGCTTTGTATCAGCCGATCTGGACGTCGTCCATTACTGCTGCGATTGATGTCGCGTTAGTGGCCATTTTGTTTGTCATGTTAAAAAGCTGGAATGTCCCACCGTGGGTCGTCGTCATTACAGGCGCGCTCTGTGGATGGGGGGTCTCTTTAATCGGGTAA